From the genome of Solidesulfovibrio carbinolicus, one region includes:
- the larC gene encoding nickel pincer cofactor biosynthesis protein LarC, producing the protein MKILFYDCFAGISGDMNLAAMLGLGVSPDFLRAELSKLGLDDEFRLEVGEDSRNGIHGLRVDVRLTADDAAGGQHGHDGPHGHDHGHGGHHEHGQGHDHGHVHGGHHHHEAQAGCHTHEHGRDHVHGTDHGHGEHPHEHGQEHGHAHSGSHNHAPHRNLAAIEAIIRGSALTEPVKDTSLAIFRKVAQAEAKVHGKTVNEVHFHEVGAVDSIVDIVGAAISFHALGVDAVWSSPVELGGGFVRCAHGLMPVPAPATTEILAGVPTTRGGTPHEATTPTGAAILATLATRFTATPALTLAKTAYGIGHRHTKRPNVLRVHLATAEAPDAPAAKAPDDARLLVCNIDDMTAEALGVAMDVLMEHGAMDVHFTPILMKKNRPGTTLSLLCAAADEERFKELVFRHTTTLGVKVLRLEKTVLDRTFSRLETPLGPVTMKHAARNGVPLRSKPELEDCRELAKRHGLSLAEVQAVVSQCAGRGEKP; encoded by the coding sequence ATGAAAATACTGTTTTACGACTGTTTCGCTGGCATATCCGGCGACATGAACCTGGCCGCCATGCTCGGCCTTGGCGTTTCGCCCGACTTCCTGCGGGCCGAACTGTCCAAGCTCGGGCTTGATGACGAATTTCGGCTGGAAGTCGGCGAAGACTCCCGAAACGGCATCCACGGCCTGCGCGTGGACGTGCGTCTAACTGCCGACGACGCGGCCGGCGGCCAGCACGGCCACGACGGGCCGCATGGGCATGACCACGGGCACGGCGGACATCATGAACATGGCCAGGGGCATGACCACGGCCATGTCCATGGCGGGCATCACCACCACGAAGCCCAGGCGGGATGTCACACCCACGAGCATGGGCGAGATCATGTCCATGGGACAGATCACGGCCACGGCGAGCACCCCCACGAGCATGGGCAAGAGCACGGCCACGCCCACAGCGGCTCCCACAACCACGCCCCCCATCGCAATCTGGCCGCCATCGAGGCCATCATCCGGGGCAGCGCCTTAACCGAGCCGGTCAAGGACACGAGCCTGGCCATCTTCCGCAAAGTGGCCCAGGCCGAGGCCAAGGTCCACGGCAAGACCGTGAACGAGGTGCATTTCCACGAGGTCGGGGCCGTTGATTCCATTGTTGACATCGTGGGCGCGGCCATCAGCTTCCATGCCCTGGGCGTGGACGCGGTCTGGTCCTCGCCAGTGGAGCTTGGCGGCGGATTTGTGCGCTGCGCCCATGGGCTTATGCCCGTGCCGGCTCCGGCCACCACGGAAATCCTGGCCGGCGTTCCCACCACCCGGGGCGGCACGCCCCACGAGGCCACCACCCCCACCGGCGCGGCCATCCTGGCGACCCTGGCCACCCGCTTCACCGCCACGCCCGCCCTGACACTTGCAAAAACCGCCTACGGCATCGGCCACCGCCACACCAAGCGGCCAAACGTCCTGCGGGTCCATCTGGCCACGGCCGAAGCCCCGGACGCCCCGGCGGCCAAGGCCCCGGATGACGCCCGGCTGCTTGTCTGCAACATCGACGACATGACCGCCGAGGCCCTGGGCGTGGCCATGGACGTGCTCATGGAACACGGGGCCATGGATGTGCATTTCACGCCCATCCTCATGAAGAAAAACCGGCCCGGCACGACCCTGTCGCTGCTGTGCGCCGCCGCCGACGAAGAACGCTTCAAGGAGTTGGTCTTTCGCCACACCACAACGCTTGGCGTCAAAGTCCTGCGCCTGGAAAAAACCGTACTCGACCGGACCTTTTCCCGGCTGGAAACGCCGCTGGGGCCGGTGACCATGAAGCACGCCGCCCGAAACGGCGTGCCGCTTCGCTCCAAGCCCGAGCTGGAGGACTGCCGGGAACTGGCCAAACGCCACGGGCTGTCCCTGGCCGAGGTCCAGGCCGTGGTATCCCAGTGCGCCGGGCGCGGGGAAAAGCCGTGA
- a CDS encoding aldo/keto reductase: protein MLYRKMPKTGDALSILGFGCMRMPTVDGVIDEPRAIAQIRSAIDQGVNYVDTAWPYHGGASEPLLGKALADGYRQRVKVATKLPSWLVQSREDMDRYLNAQLERLGTDHIDYYLLHTLKGSSWDELVALGVRDFLDAAKADGRIVNAGFSFHGEGKDFARIVDGYDWVFCQIQYNFLDQQYQAGTAGLQYAASKGLGVVIMEPLRGGTLALPEAPPAVAALWDEAATKRTPVEWALRWIWNHPEVTVVLSGMNVEAHIAQNLAVAAVAAPGSLTPAEVALVDRVARKYQELMPVGCTGCAYCLPCPMGVNIPNCFNFFNQLHMFGENSGAKMMYTAFGSGVTANGGQSYASQCVACGECLEKCPQQIAIPDQLEKVAAAFEGPNFQAEVEALKNHFRAGLD, encoded by the coding sequence ATGCTCTACAGAAAAATGCCCAAGACCGGCGACGCATTGTCCATACTCGGTTTCGGCTGCATGCGGATGCCGACCGTGGACGGCGTCATCGACGAACCCCGGGCCATCGCCCAGATCCGCAGCGCCATCGACCAGGGCGTCAACTATGTGGACACGGCCTGGCCCTACCACGGCGGCGCAAGCGAACCCCTGCTCGGCAAGGCGCTGGCGGACGGCTACCGGCAGCGCGTCAAGGTGGCCACCAAGCTTCCCTCCTGGCTCGTCCAGTCCCGGGAGGACATGGACCGGTACTTAAACGCCCAGCTGGAGCGCCTGGGCACGGACCACATCGACTACTATCTGCTGCACACGCTGAAGGGCTCGTCCTGGGACGAGTTGGTCGCCCTTGGCGTGCGGGACTTCCTGGACGCGGCCAAGGCCGACGGCCGCATCGTCAACGCCGGGTTTTCCTTCCACGGCGAGGGCAAGGATTTTGCCCGCATCGTGGACGGCTACGACTGGGTCTTCTGCCAGATCCAGTACAACTTCCTGGACCAGCAGTACCAGGCCGGCACGGCGGGCCTGCAGTACGCGGCCTCCAAGGGCCTGGGCGTGGTCATCATGGAACCCCTTCGCGGCGGCACGCTAGCCCTGCCCGAAGCGCCGCCGGCCGTGGCCGCCCTGTGGGACGAGGCCGCGACCAAGCGCACGCCGGTGGAATGGGCGCTGCGCTGGATCTGGAACCATCCCGAGGTGACGGTGGTGCTCTCGGGCATGAACGTCGAGGCCCATATCGCCCAGAACCTGGCCGTGGCCGCCGTGGCCGCCCCCGGCTCCCTGACCCCGGCCGAGGTGGCGCTCGTGGACCGGGTGGCCCGCAAATACCAGGAGCTCATGCCCGTGGGCTGCACCGGCTGCGCCTACTGCCTGCCCTGCCCAATGGGCGTCAACATTCCGAACTGTTTTAACTTCTTTAATCAGCTGCACATGTTTGGCGAGAACTCCGGGGCCAAGATGATGTACACCGCCTTTGGCAGCGGCGTGACCGCAAACGGCGGACAGAGCTACGCCTCCCAGTGCGTGGCCTGCGGCGAGTGCCTGGAGAAGTGTCCCCAGCAGATCGCCATCCCCGACCAGCTGGAGAAAGTCGCCGCCGCCTTCGAAGGCCCAAACTTCCAGGCCGAAGTGGAGGCGCTCAAAAACCACTTCCGGGCCGGCCTCGACTGA
- a CDS encoding AraC family transcriptional regulator produces the protein MTDQGASRRVEPEDIKVAREGLAESIARRTAACDVLDTAIPALALVRRGEPTAQTCYVHEPSLCCIVQGAKRVYLGEDVYQYDPYNYLITSVDLPVMSQIVEASPETPYLGLVLRLDQREVAQTVVDSKPPPLPERQTNRAMAVGRVTLPLLDALQRLVALLDEPESIPALAPLVYREILFRLLTGDQGARLRQIAAAGSRGSQIAVAIDWLKGHFKEALRVEALAEQARMGVSTFHRHFRELTAMSPLQYQKWLRLHEARRLLLAGGIDAAGAAFAVGYESHSQFNREYSRLFGAPPLRDIKSLRRLAGD, from the coding sequence ATGACCGATCAAGGCGCTTCCCGCCGGGTCGAACCCGAAGATATCAAGGTCGCCCGCGAGGGGCTGGCCGAGAGCATCGCCCGGCGCACCGCCGCTTGCGACGTGCTGGACACGGCCATCCCGGCGCTGGCCCTGGTGCGGCGCGGCGAACCCACGGCCCAGACCTGCTACGTGCACGAGCCGAGCCTGTGCTGCATCGTCCAGGGGGCCAAGCGGGTGTACCTGGGCGAGGACGTCTACCAGTACGACCCGTACAACTATCTCATCACCTCGGTGGACCTGCCGGTGATGTCCCAGATCGTCGAGGCCAGTCCCGAGACGCCCTATCTCGGCCTGGTGCTGCGCCTTGACCAGCGCGAGGTGGCCCAGACGGTGGTGGACAGCAAGCCGCCGCCCCTGCCCGAGCGGCAGACCAACCGGGCCATGGCCGTGGGCCGGGTCACCCTGCCGCTTCTGGACGCCCTGCAACGGCTGGTGGCGCTACTCGACGAACCCGAAAGCATCCCGGCGCTGGCTCCGCTGGTATACCGCGAGATCCTCTTCCGGCTCCTGACCGGCGACCAGGGGGCGCGCCTGCGCCAGATCGCGGCGGCCGGCTCGCGCGGCAGCCAGATCGCCGTGGCCATCGACTGGCTCAAGGGCCATTTCAAGGAAGCCCTGCGGGTGGAGGCGCTGGCCGAACAGGCACGCATGGGCGTTTCGACCTTCCACCGCCATTTCCGGGAGCTGACGGCCATGAGTCCGCTGCAGTACCAGAAGTGGCTGCGCCTGCACGAGGCCCGGCGGCTGCTCTTGGCCGGGGGCATCGACGCCGCCGGCGCGGCCTTTGCCGTGGGCTACGAGAGCCATTCCCAGTTCAACCGGGAATACAGCCGGCTTTTCGGCGCGCCGCCGCTGCGCGACATCAAGAGTCTGCGCCGGCTGGCCGGCGACTGA
- a CDS encoding GGDEF domain-containing protein, whose protein sequence is MRTVASQDDESLREARARLEQAGDDPAEALALAADFLLLAERMAGKAEKLARIGDRTQARMVDLNRRLRQQEERYRGIFENSTEGIFLADAQGALMAVNPALVGLLRPGEAADDPATAAPALAGDVQSLFHDPADYQTFARKLAAKGQVRRMEARLATPRGPVWCLVGAALVEPDGHVVGMTQDISARKALEEELLRLAASDPLTGLANRRGFFEGAARMVGMARRCGTPLSMIMLDIDHFKAVNDAYGHDAGDAVLQAVAGRLRESLRVSDLAGRVGGEEFAVLCPGTDLAGGVELAERLRLALEDMVVTADCRVVKVTASFGVAQCQGDRDVAPSACLTRADRALYAAKRGGRNRVCLESDPSLGPEPPEASRHA, encoded by the coding sequence GTGCGAACGGTGGCGAGCCAGGACGACGAAAGTTTGCGCGAGGCGCGGGCCAGGCTGGAGCAGGCCGGGGACGACCCGGCCGAGGCTTTGGCCCTGGCCGCCGATTTCCTCCTTTTGGCCGAACGCATGGCCGGCAAGGCCGAGAAGCTGGCCCGCATCGGCGACCGCACCCAGGCCCGCATGGTGGACCTCAACCGCCGCCTGCGCCAACAGGAAGAGCGCTACCGGGGCATTTTCGAGAATTCCACCGAAGGCATCTTCCTGGCCGACGCCCAGGGCGCGCTCATGGCCGTCAATCCTGCCCTGGTCGGCCTGTTGCGGCCGGGCGAGGCGGCCGACGATCCGGCCACAGCCGCACCGGCCCTGGCCGGTGACGTCCAATCCTTGTTCCATGACCCGGCCGATTACCAGACCTTTGCCCGAAAACTGGCGGCAAAGGGCCAGGTGCGGCGCATGGAGGCCCGGCTGGCCACGCCGCGCGGGCCGGTTTGGTGTCTGGTGGGCGCGGCCCTGGTCGAGCCCGACGGCCATGTGGTCGGCATGACCCAGGACATCTCGGCCCGAAAGGCCCTGGAAGAGGAACTGTTGCGCCTGGCCGCCTCGGACCCGTTGACCGGCCTGGCCAACCGCCGGGGGTTTTTCGAGGGCGCGGCCCGGATGGTCGGCATGGCCCGGCGCTGCGGCACGCCGCTGTCCATGATCATGCTCGACATTGACCATTTCAAGGCCGTCAACGACGCCTACGGCCACGACGCCGGGGACGCCGTGCTGCAGGCCGTGGCTGGAAGGTTGCGCGAAAGCCTTCGCGTGTCCGATCTGGCCGGACGGGTGGGCGGCGAGGAGTTCGCCGTCCTGTGCCCGGGCACGGACCTGGCCGGCGGCGTCGAACTGGCCGAACGCCTTCGCCTGGCCTTGGAGGACATGGTCGTGACGGCCGATTGCCGCGTCGTCAAGGTGACGGCCAGCTTTGGCGTGGCCCAGTGCCAGGGCGACCGTGACGTCGCCCCAAGCGCCTGCCTGACCCGGGCCGACCGGGCGCTGTACGCCGCCAAACGCGGCGGCCGCAACCGGGTCTGCCTGGAGTCCGACCCTTCCCTGGGTCCTGAACCGCCTGAGGCTTCACGCCATGCATAA
- a CDS encoding PP2C family protein-serine/threonine phosphatase translates to MRRFIRKWRGREAGEGVLEAGLGTPAKLGLILFPFVVVAPLGLMFGHAALDEATLKAVLAGYVTLGVILYYPLVRLAGKSIVFDQVGRLVDSCMRIKQGCYDTAAAPPARGESGDFPGLARQIYWLGHAVAVRERRLNDTLVNLETARRQIESSIDYAARIQRAFLSDPAELAAVFPDSFVWWDQRDVVGGDVFFLAKSAGGVFLGIGDCTGHGVPGAFMTLIAKAALDRVRLERFEGDPGGVLAEAHRYMRRWLIAEGGEVDDGMDMGLVYFDADDASRLVYAGARRPLWVERGGEVEEIGADRLGLGYAKTPEDAVFANVAVELAAGDTIFLFSDGLTDQVGGVRGLPLGKRPLRQWLAEEAGAPLEQRRQSLVAIFENHRGRASRRDDVAALAVRPVAKQGVNA, encoded by the coding sequence GTGCGCAGATTCATTCGAAAATGGCGGGGCAGGGAGGCCGGGGAAGGCGTCCTGGAAGCGGGCCTGGGCACGCCGGCCAAGCTTGGCCTGATCCTCTTTCCTTTCGTGGTCGTCGCTCCCTTGGGTCTCATGTTCGGCCACGCCGCCCTGGATGAGGCCACGCTCAAGGCCGTGCTGGCCGGCTACGTCACCCTGGGCGTGATCCTCTATTACCCCCTGGTGCGCCTGGCCGGGAAATCCATTGTTTTCGATCAGGTCGGCCGGCTGGTGGACAGCTGCATGCGCATCAAGCAGGGCTGCTACGACACCGCCGCGGCCCCGCCGGCCCGGGGCGAGTCCGGGGATTTTCCGGGCCTGGCCCGGCAAATCTACTGGCTTGGCCATGCCGTGGCCGTGCGCGAGCGACGCTTAAACGACACTCTGGTGAACCTGGAGACGGCGCGCCGCCAGATCGAATCGAGCATCGACTACGCCGCCCGCATTCAGCGCGCCTTTCTGTCCGATCCGGCCGAACTGGCCGCCGTGTTTCCCGACAGCTTCGTGTGGTGGGACCAGCGCGACGTGGTCGGCGGCGACGTCTTCTTTCTGGCCAAAAGCGCCGGGGGCGTCTTTCTCGGCATCGGCGACTGCACCGGCCATGGCGTGCCCGGCGCGTTCATGACGCTTATCGCCAAGGCCGCCCTGGACCGGGTGCGCCTGGAACGCTTCGAGGGCGATCCGGGCGGCGTTCTGGCCGAGGCCCACCGCTACATGCGCCGCTGGCTCATCGCCGAGGGCGGCGAGGTGGACGACGGCATGGACATGGGACTGGTCTATTTCGACGCCGACGACGCCTCGCGGCTGGTCTACGCTGGAGCGCGCCGTCCCCTTTGGGTCGAGCGCGGCGGCGAGGTCGAGGAGATCGGCGCGGACCGCCTGGGCCTGGGCTACGCCAAAACCCCCGAGGACGCGGTCTTTGCCAACGTGGCCGTGGAGCTGGCCGCGGGCGACACGATCTTCCTGTTTTCCGACGGCCTGACGGATCAGGTCGGCGGCGTGCGGGGCCTGCCGCTGGGCAAACGACCCCTTCGCCAATGGCTGGCCGAGGAGGCCGGCGCGCCGCTGGAGCAGCGCCGGCAGTCCCTGGTTGCCATCTTTGAAAACCACAGGGGCCGCGCCTCACGGCGCGACGACGTGGCCGCTCTGGCCGTGCGCCCCGTTGCCAAGCAAGGAGTCAATGCATGA
- a CDS encoding SiaB family protein kinase, with the protein MTGGPQFDKCREMLREGGVVLYFKGPVTQEVVEGLGSMIRRKVDFEIANRSRASQAFAVLVEQLQNVLHYAADAVDMATGRMASGELIIRLDPAGLCLSCGNLIAKDLGPRIRERIDALDGVDKEGLKALYKAARQKGPDDQSRGAGLGFLEMARRAVTPMRYDIEAVSDELAWFSLDVVIA; encoded by the coding sequence ATGACAGGCGGGCCGCAATTCGACAAATGCCGGGAAATGCTGCGCGAGGGCGGCGTGGTCCTCTACTTCAAGGGACCGGTGACCCAGGAGGTGGTGGAGGGGTTGGGTTCCATGATCCGGCGCAAGGTGGACTTCGAGATCGCCAACCGTTCCCGGGCCTCCCAGGCTTTCGCCGTGCTGGTGGAACAGCTGCAAAACGTGCTGCACTATGCCGCCGACGCCGTGGACATGGCCACCGGCCGCATGGCTTCCGGGGAACTCATCATCCGCCTGGACCCGGCCGGCCTGTGCCTGAGCTGCGGCAACCTCATCGCCAAGGACCTGGGGCCGCGCATCAGGGAACGCATCGACGCCCTGGACGGCGTCGATAAGGAAGGCCTCAAGGCGCTTTACAAGGCCGCCAGGCAAAAGGGACCCGACGACCAGTCGCGGGGGGCCGGCCTGGGATTTCTGGAAATGGCCCGGCGGGCCGTAACGCCCATGCGTTACGACATCGAGGCTGTTTCCGACGAGCTGGCCTGGTTTTCCCTGGATGTCGTCATCGCCTAG
- a CDS encoding DUF1987 domain-containing protein, which yields MQPFVSAPTRSTPEVHFDAASHRHRMKGECYPENAAAFFGPLFTWVKNYLAAKPAGPVVFDLELVYFNSSSSKALLDLFEILERAAASGTNITVNWRYDKDNDIACECGEEFAEDAKALQFTLLAL from the coding sequence ATGCAGCCGTTTGTCAGCGCCCCCACGCGCTCCACGCCGGAAGTCCATTTCGACGCGGCCAGCCATCGCCACCGCATGAAGGGCGAATGCTATCCGGAAAACGCGGCCGCGTTTTTCGGGCCGCTTTTTACCTGGGTCAAGAACTACCTGGCCGCCAAACCGGCCGGCCCGGTCGTGTTCGATCTGGAGCTGGTCTATTTCAATTCGTCCTCGTCCAAGGCCCTGCTCGACCTCTTCGAAATCTTGGAGCGTGCCGCCGCCTCGGGCACGAACATCACCGTCAACTGGCGCTACGACAAGGACAACGACATCGCCTGCGAATGCGGCGAAGAGTTCGCCGAGGACGCCAAGGCGCTGCAGTTTACGCTGCTGGCGCTCTAA
- a CDS encoding methyl-accepting chemotaxis protein, with protein sequence MDDVAMVVDGPETVREMAAGRPLCWRAPHPASLALAGIVAVAAGSAAGGAVLWQMPPVAAVLLAGVSALCLTLAGLALLAEMPARLMADRLAQAADGITAEGPPPLALVVGPLAGLWPAAGEVAGRVADLGAEAEAQRRQAFTENRQALKALRDATKARKQADQARSAAVAEVVGEVRGHVDAASGRTRALLDDSSAAVELVAGQSASLGEAMDLLDLALAAVRQASEAALAAAAKANAAAATAQSGRRLEEGLGQGCRTLSAAMDGLSTAFAELLGGLRFAADTGEAIADIADQTNMLALNAAIEAARAGDHGRGFAVVADEVRRLAERSKEAAAQAAARLGRVMAQAEGNAGLLTDANAAAGELLDLSGRVGAALASIAGDAEAARTQGQGSAEAVGQSLAPLDRAGQALAETLAKATAIEESSLAGQDHARRVEEALAGVDSLMARLCGTTAPDESVACS encoded by the coding sequence ATGGATGACGTCGCCATGGTGGTGGATGGGCCGGAAACGGTTCGGGAAATGGCGGCCGGCCGGCCGCTTTGCTGGCGCGCGCCCCATCCGGCCTCCCTGGCCCTGGCCGGTATTGTGGCCGTGGCGGCAGGGAGCGCGGCCGGGGGGGCCGTCCTGTGGCAGATGCCGCCGGTTGCGGCCGTGCTGCTGGCTGGAGTTTCAGCCCTGTGTCTGACCCTGGCCGGCCTGGCCCTGCTGGCGGAAATGCCGGCGCGCCTCATGGCCGACCGGCTGGCCCAGGCGGCGGACGGCATTACAGCCGAGGGGCCGCCGCCCCTGGCGCTGGTCGTCGGCCCTCTGGCCGGGCTGTGGCCGGCGGCCGGCGAGGTGGCCGGGCGGGTGGCCGACCTTGGGGCCGAAGCCGAGGCCCAGCGCCGCCAGGCCTTTACCGAGAATCGCCAGGCGCTCAAAGCCCTGCGCGATGCGACCAAGGCCCGCAAGCAGGCCGACCAGGCGCGTAGCGCCGCCGTGGCCGAGGTGGTGGGCGAGGTGCGCGGCCATGTGGACGCCGCCTCGGGCCGGACCCGGGCGCTTCTGGACGATAGCTCCGCCGCCGTGGAACTCGTGGCCGGCCAGTCGGCCAGCCTCGGCGAAGCCATGGACCTCCTCGACCTGGCCCTGGCCGCCGTGCGCCAGGCCTCCGAAGCCGCCCTGGCCGCCGCCGCCAAGGCCAACGCCGCCGCAGCGACAGCCCAGAGCGGCCGACGCCTGGAAGAGGGCCTGGGGCAGGGCTGCCGCACCTTGTCCGCGGCCATGGACGGGCTTTCCACCGCTTTTGCCGAACTCCTTGGCGGCTTGCGCTTTGCCGCCGACACCGGCGAAGCCATTGCCGACATCGCCGATCAGACCAACATGCTGGCGCTTAATGCCGCCATCGAGGCCGCCCGGGCCGGCGACCACGGCCGGGGATTCGCCGTGGTCGCCGACGAGGTGCGCCGGCTGGCCGAGCGCTCCAAGGAGGCCGCCGCCCAGGCCGCCGCCCGGTTGGGCCGGGTCATGGCCCAGGCCGAGGGCAACGCCGGCCTTTTGACCGACGCCAACGCCGCCGCCGGCGAACTGCTCGACCTCTCCGGCCGGGTGGGCGCGGCTCTGGCCTCCATCGCCGGCGACGCCGAGGCCGCCAGGACCCAGGGTCAAGGCAGCGCCGAGGCCGTGGGCCAGTCCCTGGCCCCCCTGGACCGGGCCGGCCAGGCCCTGGCCGAAACCCTGGCCAAGGCCACGGCCATCGAAGAATCCTCCCTGGCCGGCCAGGACCATGCCCGCCGGGTGGAAGAAGCTCTGGCCGGCGTGGACAGCCTCATGGCCCGGCTGTGCGGCACGACGGCGCCGGACGAATCCGTGGCCTGTAGTTGA
- a CDS encoding FeoA family protein, whose product MDTREDDNRTHLGAIAPGGQCTVARVGCDGCLGQRLGDLGLVPGETVTVVRNAPLRDPIEIKVSGFLVSLRRCEASLVEVTAK is encoded by the coding sequence ATGGACACGCGCGAGGACGACAACCGCACCCATCTGGGGGCCATTGCCCCGGGCGGGCAATGCACGGTGGCCCGGGTGGGCTGCGACGGCTGTCTGGGGCAACGCCTGGGCGATCTGGGGCTGGTGCCGGGCGAAACGGTGACAGTGGTGCGAAATGCGCCGCTACGCGATCCTATTGAGATCAAGGTCAGTGGCTTTCTGGTCAGCCTGCGGCGCTGCGAGGCCTCCCTGGTCGAGGTGACGGCAAAATGA